The Primulina eburnea isolate SZY01 chromosome 13, ASM2296580v1, whole genome shotgun sequence genome includes a region encoding these proteins:
- the LOC140810514 gene encoding uncharacterized protein, with the protein MLSFNTSEQILSAEEALSKKRKRDKEKQDKTRTMKSFLEADLESHSTPLPLEWQRCLDVKSGQVYFLNTRTKLRALTDPRLSAEPSPNPTPMSLDLELNLPSQHLRKNHIENNSDKHDIGRTKSSHSNDPVMISSTRNYPNSRRLNRSPSWLSFEVDDQEMVTAVCSKCYMLVMMCKSSPSCPNCKYMHPTDTREHSSRISSA; encoded by the exons ATGCTCTCTTTTAATACATCGGAACAAATTTTGTCTGCGGAGGAAGCATTATCGAAGAAGAGAAAGAGGGATAAAGAGAAGCAAGACAAAACCAGAACCATGAAATCTTTTCTTGAAGCCGACCTAGAAAGCCACAGCACTCCTTTGCCTTTGGAGTGGCAACGCTGTCTCGATGTTAAG TCGGGACAAGTATACTTCCTCAACACAAGGACTAAACTGAGGGCCTTAACCGATCCAAGATTAAGTGCGGAGCCATCCCCTAATCCTACTCCGATGAGTTTAGATCTTGAGCTTAATCTACCGAGCCAACATTTACGAAAAAATCACATCGAAAACAACTCAGATAAGCACGATATTGGCCGGACCAAATCAAGCCATTCAAACGATCCGGTGATGATTTCCAGCACAAGAAATTACCCGAACAGTCGGCGTCTTAACCGTTCACCATCCTGGTTGAGTTTCGAAGTCGATGACCAAGAAATGGTAACTGCAGTGTGCAGCAAGTGTTACATGTTGGTGATGATGTGCAAGTCTTCACCCTCATGTCCAAATTGCAAGTATATGCACCCAACAGATACCCGTGAACATAGTAGCCGCATCAGTAGTGCGTAG
- the LOC140808872 gene encoding aspartokinase 2, chloroplastic-like isoform X1 encodes MATVLHLCGVKTPCLTFSKRESFFQHSQLPLHFGVSGISCVPGQCVLLKGSRGTVSLQSTREAGNVDLIDRNDTENQDSEEIKKELTCVMKFGGSSVASADRMREVADLILSFPEERPVIVLSAMGKTTNNLLLAGEKAVKCGVTKISDLQELTFIKDLHLRTADDLGVERSIIAKHLFELEQLLNGIAMIKEMTPRTKDYLVSFGECMCTRIFAAYLNRIGVKARQYDAFEIGFITTDDFTNADILEATYPAVAKRLHGDWISDPAIPIVTGFLGKGWRSCAVTTLGRGGSDLTATSIGKALGLREIQVWKDVDGVLTCDPNIYPHAEPVSYLTFDEAAELAYFGAQVLHPQSMRPAREGDIPVRVKNSYNPKAPGTLITRTRDMSEAVLTSIVLKRNVTMLDIVSTRMLGQVGFLAKVFSIFEDLGISVDVVATSEVSISLTLDPSKLWSRELIQQASELDRVVEELENIAVVNLLQHRSIISLIGNVQRSSLILEKAFHVLRTNGVNVQMISQGASKVNISLIVNDSESEQCVRALHSAFFGADLSDLVSTNGKSSP; translated from the exons ATGGCAACAGTATTGCATTTATGCGGAGTCAAAACTCCATGTCTGACTTTCTCAAAGAGAGAGTCATTCTTTCAGCACAGCCAGCTTCCTCTTCATTTTGGTGTATCCGGCATCTCTTGTGTTCCTGGTCAATGTGTATTGCTGAAAGGGTCTCGCGGAACTGTTTCCCTGCAATCCACTCGGGAGGCTGGGAATGTTGATTTGATCGATAGGAATGATACTGAAAACCAAGATTCTGAAGAAATTAAGAAGGAGTTGACATGTGTGATGAAGTTTGGTGGTTCATCTGTTGCCTCTGCAGATAGAATGCGAGAAGTAGCTGACCTTATACTCAGTTTTCCAGAAGAGAGGCCTGTTATTGTGCTTTCCGCTATGGGAAAAACAACCAACAATCTTTTACTG GCTGGAGAAAAAGCTGTCAAATGCGGTGTTACAAAAATATCTGATCTTCAAGAATTGACCTTCATTAAGGATTTGCATTTGCG GACTGCAGATGACCTTGGAGTTGAAAGATCTATAATTGCAA AGCATCTTTTTGAGTTGGAACAACTTCTGAATGGAATTGCTATGATTAAAGAGATGACTCCAAGAACAAAGGACTATTTAGTATCTTTTGGGGAGTGCATGTGCACTAGGATTTTTGCAGCATATTTGAACAGAATCGGCGTCAAAGCGCGGCAA TACGATGCCTTCGAGATAGGTTTTATAACTACTGATGATTTCACAAATGCGGATATTTTAGAAGCAACTTATCCAGCTGTAGCAAAGAGACTGCATGGAGATTGGATTAGCGATCCTGCAATTCCTATTGTGACTGGCTTCCTTGGGAAG GGTTGGAGAAGCTGCGCAGTGACCACATTGGGGAGGGGCGGTAGTGATTTGACTGCCACAAGTATTGGTAAAGCACTGGGGTTGAGAGAAATTCAG GTATGGAAAGATGTGGATGGTGTTTTGACCTGTGATCCCAACATATACCCCCATGCAGAGCCAGTGTCATATCTAACTTTTGATGAGGCGGCTGAACTTGCTTATTTTGGAGCTCAG gTCCTTCATCCACAATCCATGAGACCTGCTAGGGAGGGTGACATTCCTGTGCGTGTGAAGAACTCTTACAATCCAAAAGCTCCGGGAACACTGATTACTCGAACAAGAGACATGAGTGAG GCAGTACTAACTAGCATTGTCTTGAAAAGGAATGTCACAATGTTGGATATAGTGAGCACTCGAATGCTTGGTCAAGTTGGATTTCTTGCTAAG GTTTTCTCAATCTTTGAGGATTTAGGCATATCAGTGGATGTTGTTGCCACTAGTGAGGTCAGTATTTCCCTGACGTTGGACCCATCCAAGCTTTGGAGCAGAGAACTTATCCAGCAGGCAAGC GAACTAGATCGTGTTGTGGAAGAACTGGAAAATATCGCAGTTGTGAATCTTCTTCAGCACAGATCCATCATCTCTCTCATTGGAAATGTTCAGAGATCCTCGTTGATTTTGGAAAAG GCTTTCCATGTCCTTCGAACTAATGGAGTTAATGTTCAAATGATCTCTCAAGGTGCTTCAAAAGTCAATATATCGTTGATAGTGAACGATAGCGAATCAGAACAATGCGTCCGTGCCCTTCACTCTGCATTCTTTGGGGCCGATCTATCAGACTTGGTATCAACAAACGGAAAAAGTTCACCATGA
- the LOC140808872 gene encoding aspartokinase 2, chloroplastic-like isoform X2 has protein sequence MATVLHLCGVKTPCLTFSKRESFFQHSQLPLHFGVSGISCVPGQCVLLKGSRGTVSLQSTREAGNVDLIDRNDTENQDSEEIKKELTCVMKFGGSSVASADRMREVADLILSFPEERPVIVLSAMGKTTNNLLLAGEKAVKCGVTKISDLQELTFIKDLHLRTADDLGVERSIIAKHLFELEQLLNGIAMIKEMTPRTKDYLVSFGECMCTRIFAAYLNRIGVKARQYDAFEIGFITTDDFTNADILEATYPAVAKRLHGDWISDPAIPIVTGFLGKGWRSCAVTTLGRGGSDLTATSIGKALGLREIQVWKDVDGVLTCDPNIYPHAEPVSYLTFDEAAELAYFGAQVLHPQSMRPAREGDIPVRVKNSYNPKAPGTLITRTRDMSEAVLTSIVLKRNVTMLDIVSTRMLGQVGFLAKVFSIFEDLGISVDVVATSEVSISLTLDPSKLWSRELIQQELDRVVEELENIAVVNLLQHRSIISLIGNVQRSSLILEKAFHVLRTNGVNVQMISQGASKVNISLIVNDSESEQCVRALHSAFFGADLSDLVSTNGKSSP, from the exons ATGGCAACAGTATTGCATTTATGCGGAGTCAAAACTCCATGTCTGACTTTCTCAAAGAGAGAGTCATTCTTTCAGCACAGCCAGCTTCCTCTTCATTTTGGTGTATCCGGCATCTCTTGTGTTCCTGGTCAATGTGTATTGCTGAAAGGGTCTCGCGGAACTGTTTCCCTGCAATCCACTCGGGAGGCTGGGAATGTTGATTTGATCGATAGGAATGATACTGAAAACCAAGATTCTGAAGAAATTAAGAAGGAGTTGACATGTGTGATGAAGTTTGGTGGTTCATCTGTTGCCTCTGCAGATAGAATGCGAGAAGTAGCTGACCTTATACTCAGTTTTCCAGAAGAGAGGCCTGTTATTGTGCTTTCCGCTATGGGAAAAACAACCAACAATCTTTTACTG GCTGGAGAAAAAGCTGTCAAATGCGGTGTTACAAAAATATCTGATCTTCAAGAATTGACCTTCATTAAGGATTTGCATTTGCG GACTGCAGATGACCTTGGAGTTGAAAGATCTATAATTGCAA AGCATCTTTTTGAGTTGGAACAACTTCTGAATGGAATTGCTATGATTAAAGAGATGACTCCAAGAACAAAGGACTATTTAGTATCTTTTGGGGAGTGCATGTGCACTAGGATTTTTGCAGCATATTTGAACAGAATCGGCGTCAAAGCGCGGCAA TACGATGCCTTCGAGATAGGTTTTATAACTACTGATGATTTCACAAATGCGGATATTTTAGAAGCAACTTATCCAGCTGTAGCAAAGAGACTGCATGGAGATTGGATTAGCGATCCTGCAATTCCTATTGTGACTGGCTTCCTTGGGAAG GGTTGGAGAAGCTGCGCAGTGACCACATTGGGGAGGGGCGGTAGTGATTTGACTGCCACAAGTATTGGTAAAGCACTGGGGTTGAGAGAAATTCAG GTATGGAAAGATGTGGATGGTGTTTTGACCTGTGATCCCAACATATACCCCCATGCAGAGCCAGTGTCATATCTAACTTTTGATGAGGCGGCTGAACTTGCTTATTTTGGAGCTCAG gTCCTTCATCCACAATCCATGAGACCTGCTAGGGAGGGTGACATTCCTGTGCGTGTGAAGAACTCTTACAATCCAAAAGCTCCGGGAACACTGATTACTCGAACAAGAGACATGAGTGAG GCAGTACTAACTAGCATTGTCTTGAAAAGGAATGTCACAATGTTGGATATAGTGAGCACTCGAATGCTTGGTCAAGTTGGATTTCTTGCTAAG GTTTTCTCAATCTTTGAGGATTTAGGCATATCAGTGGATGTTGTTGCCACTAGTGAGGTCAGTATTTCCCTGACGTTGGACCCATCCAAGCTTTGGAGCAGAGAACTTATCCAGCAG GAACTAGATCGTGTTGTGGAAGAACTGGAAAATATCGCAGTTGTGAATCTTCTTCAGCACAGATCCATCATCTCTCTCATTGGAAATGTTCAGAGATCCTCGTTGATTTTGGAAAAG GCTTTCCATGTCCTTCGAACTAATGGAGTTAATGTTCAAATGATCTCTCAAGGTGCTTCAAAAGTCAATATATCGTTGATAGTGAACGATAGCGAATCAGAACAATGCGTCCGTGCCCTTCACTCTGCATTCTTTGGGGCCGATCTATCAGACTTGGTATCAACAAACGGAAAAAGTTCACCATGA